The following coding sequences are from one Lolium rigidum isolate FL_2022 chromosome 6, APGP_CSIRO_Lrig_0.1, whole genome shotgun sequence window:
- the LOC124663562 gene encoding endo-1,4-beta-xylanase 5-like, which translates to MGKLLTFLLCISLFEGWMVMSVPYDHTASIECLSSPMNSLYKGGIIQNSEFNSGLMGWLVPVGVQAGVSSSPSGNKYASAKSKGQPSRSVYQKIQMQTNTHYALSAWLQVSSGTAEVKAMFQAPNGAYIIGGTTVAKSGCWSMLKGGMTAYSSGQAEFFFEADGVVDILVDSVSLQPFSFAEWKNHSRLSADKARKSTVKVLARGPDGVPLAKANVRIELLRPGFPLGNAMTKEILDIPAYEKWFTSRFTVASFENEMKWYYTEWKRDHEDYTVPDAMLRLAQKHNIKVRGHNVFWDTNNTQMAWVNPLSPDQLRAAMQKRLNSVVTRYAGKVIAWDVMNENLHGEFYETRLGTPNVSAQIYQQVAQIDRTATLFMNEFSTLEWAGDMTSMSSKYVRKMEEIRSYPGNAGLKLAVGLESHFSTPNIPYVRATLDMLAQLKLPIWLTEVDVSPKTGPYQVEYLEDVLREGYGHPNVEGIVMWAAWHKHGCYVMCLTDKDFNNLPAGNLVDKLIAEWKTHPEAATTDANGVAELDLVHGDYSFTVTHPSLHSPTVHTLTVDASSSSSLEHSLGIQD; encoded by the exons ATGGGGAAATTGCTCACATTTTTGCTATGCATTTCCCTGTTTGAAG GATGGATGGTCATGTCTGTTCCCTATGATCATACAGCGAGCATTGAG TGCTTGAGCAGCCCGATGAATTCTCTGTACAAAGGTGGCATTATCCAGAACAGCGAGTTCAACAGCGGCCTGATGGGCTGGTTGGTGCCGGTGGGCGTGCAGGCAGGCGTGAGCAGCTCGCCGTCCGGCAACAAGTACGCGTCAGCGAAGAGCAAGGGGCAACCGTCGCGCAGCGTGTACCAGAAGATCCAGATGCAGACCAACACCCACTATGCCCTCTCAG CATGGTTGCAGGTTTCATCCGGCACTGCCGAGGTGAAAGCGATGTTCCAGGCTCCCAACGGCGCGTACATCATCGGCGGAACCACCGTGGCCAAGTCCGGCTGTTGGAGCATGCTAAAGGGCGGCATGACTGCTTATTCTTCCGGACAAGCCGAGTTCTTCTTCGAGGCCGATGGTGTGGTGGACATCCTGGTGGACAGCGTCTCCCTACAGCCCTTCTCCTTCGCCGAGTGGAAAAACCACAGCCGCCTGTCGGCCGACAAGGCCCGCAAGAGCACCGTCAAGGTCCTCGCCCGGGGCCCCGACGGTGTCCCGTTGGCCAAGGCCAACGTGAGGATCGAGCTGCTCCGGCCTGGGTTCCCGTTGGGTAACGCCATGACCAAGGAGATACTTGACATCCCGGCCTACGAGAAGTGGTTCACCTCACGGTTCACGGTGGCGAGCTTCGAGAACGAGATGAAGTGGTATTACACGGAGTGGAAGCGTGACCACGAGGACTACACCGTCCCCGACGCCATGCTCCGCCTCGCCCAGAAGCATAACATCAAGGTGCGCGGCCACAACGTGTTCTGGGACACCAACAACACGCAGATGGCGTGGGTGAACCCGCTGAGCCCCGACCAGCTCAGGGCGGCGATGCAGAAGCGCCTCAACTCCGTCGTCACGCGCTACGCCGGCAAGGTGATCGCCTGGGACGTGATGAACGAGAACCTCCACGGCGAGTTCTACGAGACCAGGCTCGGCACTCCCAACGTGTCGGCGCAGATCTACCAGCAGGTGGCGCAGATCGACCGGACGGCGACGCTGTTCATGAACGAGTTCAGCACTCTGGAGTGGGCCGGGGACATGACCTCCATGTCCAGCAAGTACGTCCGCAAGATGGAGGAGATACGCTCCTACCCCGGCAACGCCGGCCTCAAGCTCGCCGTCGGCCTCGAGAGCCACTTCTCCACGCCCAACATCCCCTACGTGAGGGCGACGCTGGACATGCTCGCGCAGCTCAAGCTGCCCATCTGGCTCACCGAGGTCGACGTCTCCCCCAAGACGGGCCCCTACCAGGTGGAGTACCTGGAGGACGTGCTGAGGGAAGGCTACGGCCACCCCAACGTGGAGGGCATCGTCATGTGGGCCGCCTGGCACAAGCACGGCTGCTATGTCATGTGCCTCACGGACAAGGACTTCAACAATCTTCCCGCCGGCAACCTCGTGGACAAACTCATCGCTGAATGGAAGACGCACCCCGAGGCCGCCACCACGGACGCCAACGGCGTGGCCGAGCTCGACCTCGTCCACGGCGACTACAGCTTCACCGTGACTCACCCGTCGCTCCATTCGCCTACGGTGCACACTTTGACCGTGGATGCctcatcgtcctcttccttggagCACTCTCTAGGCATCCAGGATTAA